A portion of the Flavobacteriales bacterium genome contains these proteins:
- a CDS encoding glutaminase yields MITNDYQAILERIRKEVKPLLSKGKVANYIPPLGGISPDKFGMSVCTVDGQMFTTGDVDETFSIQSISKVLSLTLAINLLPDSIWERLGREPSGNPFNSLIQLEYEKGRPRNPFINAGAIVIADIIMEHVENAPEDLINFVRKLSDNDSIDYDKNIAAAEKKFGHTNRALANFIKSFGNLDNDVEAVLDLYFHQCSIAMSCTDLARAFSFLANKGRSAISNEEVVTTATAKRINAVMITCGLYDDVGDFAYRVGLPGKSGVGGGIVAVVPGELSVAVWSPGLNEHGNSLAGVKALELFTTYADNSIF; encoded by the coding sequence CCGAAAGGAAGTGAAGCCGCTTCTGAGCAAAGGCAAAGTGGCAAACTATATCCCCCCGTTGGGCGGTATCTCTCCGGATAAATTCGGAATGTCTGTCTGCACTGTGGACGGACAAATGTTCACCACCGGAGATGTCGACGAGACATTCTCTATCCAAAGTATTTCCAAAGTATTATCACTGACGCTTGCCATCAACCTTCTTCCCGACAGCATCTGGGAACGACTCGGACGCGAACCTTCAGGCAATCCCTTCAACTCCCTCATCCAACTTGAATACGAGAAAGGAAGACCACGAAATCCCTTCATCAACGCAGGAGCCATCGTGATTGCGGATATCATCATGGAGCATGTGGAAAACGCTCCGGAAGACCTGATCAACTTTGTCAGAAAACTCAGCGACAACGACAGCATCGACTATGACAAGAACATTGCCGCCGCCGAAAAGAAGTTCGGTCACACCAACCGGGCATTGGCCAACTTCATCAAATCGTTCGGGAATCTTGACAATGATGTGGAGGCTGTGCTGGACCTTTACTTTCACCAATGTTCCATCGCCATGTCATGTACAGACCTGGCCAGGGCATTCAGCTTTCTGGCCAACAAAGGCCGGTCGGCCATTTCCAATGAAGAAGTGGTAACCACTGCCACCGCCAAACGGATCAATGCGGTCATGATTACCTGCGGATTATATGATGACGTTGGTGATTTTGCATACCGGGTGGGATTACCCGGCAAGAGTGGTGTAGGCGGCGGGATCGTTGCGGTGGTTCCTGGCGAACTGAGTGTCGCCGTTTGGTCTCCCGGATTAAATGAACACGGCAACTCTTTGGCCGGTGTAAAAGCACTTGAACTCTTTACAACCTACGCCGACAATTCCATCTTTTAA